Proteins found in one Timaviella obliquedivisa GSE-PSE-MK23-08B genomic segment:
- a CDS encoding DUF4349 domain-containing protein, with the protein MNSVNRTQFKPMWFGALIASAVLASCASAPQTATSGAPASAPMSEALSQNSVGTDVSASAPASLRSALPLSQVQPQLIKTANLQLTVKSIITSIDQAKAIAQQQQGNILNLRDEIPTDGNSHRTASVQIRVPQAKLDAALQALKALGSLDRQSITAEDVSTQLIDSQARLKNLRKTEATLLEIMERSGGVSDVLKVAQELSNVRNQVEQITAQLTALQNQVAYSSVQLNLVEVTASARSQPAVGAQISNTWESATSSFGKFTVDLLQLGIWLMVYSPYWLLLGAIATLGYTRFKVRSVQSNPEQR; encoded by the coding sequence ATGAATTCCGTAAACCGTACTCAATTCAAGCCTATGTGGTTTGGGGCGTTGATTGCCAGTGCCGTGTTAGCAAGTTGTGCCTCGGCTCCTCAAACAGCTACTTCTGGAGCCCCTGCTTCTGCCCCAATGAGCGAGGCTTTGAGTCAGAATTCTGTGGGGACAGATGTCTCTGCAAGTGCCCCAGCATCGCTCCGCTCGGCTTTGCCATTATCGCAAGTGCAGCCTCAACTCATCAAGACAGCAAACCTCCAACTAACAGTCAAATCAATTATCACTAGCATTGACCAAGCGAAGGCGATCGCCCAACAGCAGCAGGGCAATATTTTGAACCTGCGCGATGAAATTCCGACCGATGGTAATAGCCATCGGACTGCATCGGTGCAAATCCGGGTGCCTCAAGCAAAATTAGATGCTGCCTTGCAGGCTTTGAAAGCCTTAGGCAGTCTCGATCGCCAGTCCATTACTGCGGAGGATGTTTCAACTCAGTTAATCGATTCGCAGGCGCGGTTAAAGAATTTGCGGAAGACAGAAGCGACGCTGCTAGAGATTATGGAGCGATCGGGCGGGGTCAGTGATGTATTGAAGGTGGCGCAAGAACTGAGCAATGTACGGAATCAGGTTGAGCAAATCACCGCTCAGTTAACGGCACTGCAAAACCAAGTAGCTTATTCTTCTGTGCAGTTAAATCTAGTTGAGGTGACGGCTTCAGCGCGATCGCAGCCTGCTGTAGGTGCGCAAATCAGCAATACCTGGGAAAGTGCAACCTCTTCTTTTGGCAAATTCACCGTTGATTTACTTCAGCTAGGAATCTGGCTAATGGTTTACAGTCCCTACTGGTTGCTGTTGGGGGCGATCGCTACTTTGGGTTACACACGCTTTAAAGTTCGTTCTGTGCAAAGTAATCCAGAACAGCGTTAG
- a CDS encoding glycoside hydrolase family protein: protein MIPFNEPQGNGSPIPLVMKGGDPYIRAMMRTISASEASGDRPYSLLYGGEHIANLSNHPDQCVRIITGPNLGDCTTAAGRYQMLSSTWLDKAQSYHPQPPFLPWESYSFVPEYQDEVTYRWLSDPQAWGADLSQMLREGRVNEVLRILSPTWTSLGYGIETNSVSNDLPQIYEQMLREEL from the coding sequence ATGATACCCTTCAACGAACCTCAAGGGAATGGTTCTCCGATTCCTTTGGTCATGAAGGGGGGTGATCCCTATATTCGGGCAATGATGCGAACAATTTCAGCGAGTGAGGCAAGTGGCGATCGCCCCTATTCCTTACTCTATGGTGGAGAACACATTGCTAACCTCAGCAACCATCCTGATCAATGTGTTCGCATCATAACAGGACCTAATTTAGGCGACTGCACGACTGCCGCCGGACGTTACCAAATGCTCAGCAGTACGTGGTTAGACAAAGCCCAGTCATACCATCCTCAGCCCCCGTTTTTGCCTTGGGAAAGCTACAGCTTTGTGCCAGAGTATCAAGATGAAGTCACCTATCGATGGCTCAGCGACCCCCAAGCTTGGGGTGCTGACTTGTCTCAAATGCTGAGAGAGGGCAGGGTCAATGAAGTTCTTCGCATTCTTTCGCCCACTTGGACAAGTTTGGGCTATGGTATCGAGACGAATTCGGTCAGTAACGACCTTCCCCAAATTTATGAGCAAATGCTACGGGAAGAGCTTTAA
- a CDS encoding GAF domain-containing protein: MSIQTSVLDELLKRSPQLRPQLYFKSSLTALSHAMEDQVLAGGAAQLPLVIASFQRERFYRQEANRYSRIAALTRQVYVLAAPETSFTNESREYEAIAFDPSDQLSQEWHLVVIGQKYAACLVCQERKNLVTERVTTEPPAMDQTRRFEGIWTFDRQVSYHAADILLDRILVYRPELWQKIEQAKQEFLGEVSQQSQEVDPDPFAQRLMTYIQASQYKLQKAYRSIASQERRERLTNSITSAIRRSLDPNEIFKVAVKEIGQATQSCRCLIYPCKSTDTSTVITYEALADDTLSSLMGQTWSLVNNPLFQVAAQRQESLAIADTRAKENGSVDFSTMSDRLERWQIRSWLMVPILYQGRLLGIVELHHCQVSPHVWTHDEITLIEAVATQLGVALIQAESYANLEDLNQQLAALERTRSNLIAITGHELRTPLTTIQVCLESLASEPDMIPELRQVMLDTALTDADRMRKLIQDFLILSRLESGRVEWHLEPISLDECVSLALSSIHTRPTQQSLPHIRAQVPLELPLVQADGEWLVEVISKLLDNACKFTEPEGEVLIEAKPNGGKMLEITITDTGRGIEPNRLETVFERFYQEEGALRRTAGGTGIGLAICRQIIRNLGGQIWAESLGRDQGSQFHFTLPIASERVSSSQNEPKPAKGKRQSKVKSKK, from the coding sequence ATGAGCATTCAAACTTCTGTGTTGGACGAGCTACTCAAACGCTCGCCTCAGCTACGCCCCCAGCTTTACTTCAAATCTTCTTTAACGGCTTTGTCTCACGCAATGGAGGATCAAGTTTTGGCAGGTGGGGCGGCTCAGTTGCCGTTAGTCATTGCCAGTTTTCAACGAGAACGATTTTACCGCCAGGAAGCGAATCGCTATTCGCGAATTGCAGCACTCACTCGGCAAGTATATGTTTTAGCTGCACCCGAAACTAGCTTCACAAATGAGTCGCGAGAATATGAGGCGATCGCCTTTGACCCGAGCGATCAGCTCAGCCAAGAGTGGCATTTGGTTGTCATTGGACAAAAATACGCAGCTTGTTTGGTCTGTCAGGAGCGTAAAAATCTTGTAACTGAACGGGTGACGACCGAGCCGCCTGCAATGGATCAAACCCGTCGCTTTGAAGGCATCTGGACGTTCGATCGCCAGGTCAGCTACCATGCCGCAGATATTTTGCTAGATCGAATTTTGGTCTATCGCCCCGAACTTTGGCAAAAGATTGAGCAAGCAAAACAGGAGTTTTTGGGGGAAGTTTCTCAGCAGTCTCAAGAAGTTGACCCTGATCCATTTGCGCAACGACTGATGACGTACATTCAAGCGAGTCAATATAAGTTGCAAAAAGCCTATCGTTCCATCGCTTCGCAAGAGCGCCGAGAACGATTGACTAACTCTATTACGTCGGCAATTCGACGATCGCTTGACCCCAACGAGATTTTCAAGGTCGCCGTTAAAGAAATAGGGCAAGCAACCCAAAGTTGTCGTTGTTTGATCTACCCCTGCAAATCTACAGATACCAGCACTGTCATTACTTACGAGGCTCTGGCTGATGATACCTTGTCTTCTTTAATGGGACAAACTTGGTCATTGGTCAACAACCCGCTATTTCAAGTGGCAGCACAGCGCCAAGAAAGTCTGGCAATTGCCGATACTCGGGCAAAAGAAAATGGGTCAGTTGACTTTTCGACGATGAGCGATCGTCTTGAACGTTGGCAAATTCGTTCTTGGCTAATGGTTCCTATCCTCTATCAAGGGCGACTGCTAGGCATTGTTGAATTACATCATTGTCAAGTTTCCCCACACGTCTGGACGCACGACGAAATTACACTCATTGAAGCCGTTGCCACTCAACTCGGCGTTGCACTGATTCAAGCCGAATCCTACGCCAACCTGGAAGACCTGAACCAGCAACTCGCAGCCCTCGAACGCACCCGCAGCAACCTCATTGCCATTACAGGACACGAGTTGCGTACGCCCCTCACCACCATTCAGGTCTGTCTTGAAAGCCTCGCTAGCGAACCCGACATGATCCCCGAACTGCGCCAAGTCATGCTAGACACGGCATTAACCGATGCTGACCGAATGCGAAAGTTAATTCAAGACTTTTTAATTCTGTCGCGCCTAGAGAGCGGTCGGGTTGAATGGCACCTCGAACCCATCTCTCTAGACGAATGTGTCAGCCTTGCCCTCAGCAGCATCCACACCCGTCCCACCCAACAAAGCTTGCCTCACATTCGGGCTCAAGTCCCTTTAGAACTCCCCCTCGTTCAAGCCGACGGGGAGTGGCTCGTAGAAGTCATCTCCAAGCTATTAGACAATGCCTGCAAGTTTACTGAACCCGAAGGCGAAGTTTTGATTGAAGCTAAACCCAACGGCGGCAAAATGCTAGAAATCACTATCACAGACACGGGACGCGGCATTGAACCCAACCGTCTAGAAACCGTATTTGAACGCTTCTACCAAGAAGAAGGTGCCCTCCGCCGCACCGCAGGCGGCACTGGCATAGGACTTGCCATCTGTCGGCAAATTATCCGCAATTTGGGCGGACAAATCTGGGCAGAGTCTTTGGGACGCGATCAGGGCAGTCAGTTTCACTTCACTCTACCGATCGCCTCAGAGCGAGTTTCCTCTAGCCAAAATGAACCCAAGCCCGCCAAAGGAAAACGCCAATCCAAAGTGAAAAGCAAAAAATAA
- a CDS encoding CAP domain-containing protein, which yields MPSQPIGISLGQAAAIPSSTAFRDKVSSRNPSDVFSFNLTNPGVLSIRFKSLGRSASLNLIRDLNQNGVVEADEVFQTLSSKSKRVGKLDLADLALGTYYLQVTAQGSSPYRLKLSAAAAGSAETKSVQSFTGQVVKLTNQFRAKNGLAPLALNAKLSQAAQTHSRNMATQDFFSHVGKDGSSVGDRVSRVGYDWRTVAENIAAGQSTPSEVVNSWIDSSGHRENILNTTIKEIGVGYFFLAQDTGTTNYNAYWTQSFGKS from the coding sequence ATGCCTAGTCAGCCCATTGGAATCAGCCTTGGACAGGCTGCTGCAATTCCTAGCAGTACAGCCTTTAGAGATAAAGTAAGTTCTAGAAACCCGAGCGATGTATTTAGTTTTAATTTGACCAATCCTGGTGTGCTAAGCATTAGATTCAAAAGTTTGGGGCGATCGGCAAGCCTCAATCTGATTCGAGATCTCAATCAAAACGGAGTGGTTGAAGCCGATGAAGTTTTTCAAACTCTGTCATCCAAATCGAAGAGAGTTGGAAAACTTGATTTGGCAGATTTGGCACTAGGGACTTACTACCTGCAAGTTACTGCCCAGGGTAGCAGCCCGTACCGGTTGAAGCTATCGGCAGCGGCGGCAGGCAGTGCAGAAACTAAGAGCGTGCAGAGCTTTACAGGACAGGTCGTAAAACTTACTAATCAATTTCGTGCCAAGAATGGACTTGCACCGCTCGCCCTTAATGCCAAGCTCAGTCAGGCAGCACAAACTCATAGCCGAAATATGGCGACTCAAGACTTTTTTAGTCATGTTGGCAAAGACGGCTCTTCAGTAGGCGATCGCGTCTCCAGAGTAGGCTACGACTGGCGCACTGTGGCAGAAAACATTGCAGCAGGGCAAAGTACGCCCAGTGAAGTCGTTAACTCTTGGATTGATAGTTCTGGACATCGAGAAAATATTCTGAATACCACTATCAAAGAAATTGGGGTAGGGTATTTCTTTCTAGCTCAAGATACTGGAACTACTAACTACAACGCTTACTGGACTCAGAGTTTCGGTAAGTCTTAG
- a CDS encoding SDR family oxidoreductase, whose amino-acid sequence MKAFVAGATGETGRRIVQALVERQIPVRALVRDLEKARAMLPAEAELVVGDVLKLESLREAIADCTVILSATGAAPSFDPTGPYKVDYEGTKNLVDVGKEKGIQQFVMVSSLCTSLLFHPLNLFWLILVWKKQAEDYLQKSGVPYTIVRPGGLKNEDNSDQIVMTGADKLFDGSIPRTKVAQVCVEALSQPAARNKVVEIVAKPDSPAQPLEALFAAV is encoded by the coding sequence ATGAAAGCTTTTGTAGCAGGGGCAACAGGTGAGACAGGTCGGCGGATTGTTCAAGCTTTGGTAGAACGCCAGATTCCGGTAAGGGCTCTGGTACGAGATCTTGAAAAGGCAAGAGCAATGTTGCCTGCTGAAGCAGAGTTAGTGGTAGGAGATGTGCTGAAGTTAGAGAGTTTAAGGGAGGCGATCGCAGACTGCACAGTTATTCTTTCTGCCACAGGCGCAGCCCCAAGTTTTGACCCGACAGGGCCCTACAAAGTAGATTATGAGGGCACGAAAAACTTAGTGGATGTTGGCAAAGAAAAAGGCATTCAGCAGTTTGTCATGGTTTCTTCGCTCTGTACTTCCTTACTCTTCCATCCGCTCAACTTATTTTGGCTAATTTTGGTTTGGAAAAAGCAAGCTGAGGACTATTTACAAAAAAGTGGTGTGCCCTACACAATTGTCCGACCCGGCGGCTTAAAGAATGAAGATAATTCAGATCAAATTGTTATGACTGGCGCAGACAAACTATTTGATGGCAGTATTCCTCGTACGAAGGTTGCCCAAGTCTGTGTTGAGGCACTGTCTCAGCCTGCCGCCCGCAATAAAGTGGTTGAAATTGTGGCGAAACCCGACAGTCCGGCTCAACCTCTTGAGGCTTTATTTGCAGCGGTTTAG
- the zds gene encoding 9,9'-di-cis-zeta-carotene desaturase, protein MKVAIIGAGLAGLASAVELVDAGHEVEIFESRPFLGGKVGSWVDSDGNHIEMGLHVFFNNYYNLFALMKKVGAWENLLPKAHVHTFVNRGGEISTLDFRFLVGAPFHGLKAFFTTGQLTVQDKVQNAIALGTSPIVPGLINFDVAMKMIRALDNVSFADWFRSHGGSQNSLKRMWDPIALALGFIDTEEISARCMLTIFLMFATKTEASRLNLLAGSPAEYLLKPIINYLEARGAKLHIRRQTRQILFEADPDSLPEAVRVTGLVIANGDTEETITADVYTAACDVPGIQRLLPQEWRKWKEFDNIYKLEAVPVATVQLRFDGWVTELNDADQRHQVEHAAGINNLLYSADADFSCFSDLALSSPKDYYREGQGSLIQLVLTPGDPFIKMSNEDIANHALQQVHDLFPSARKLKMTWFNVVKLAQSLYREAPGLDPYRPPQKTPVSNFFLAGSYTQQDYIDSMEGATISGKQAAAKILEGTGYTVEGTGLFKY, encoded by the coding sequence ATGAAAGTTGCAATTATTGGAGCAGGTTTGGCGGGTTTGGCAAGTGCCGTTGAGCTAGTCGATGCCGGACATGAAGTAGAAATTTTTGAATCTCGTCCGTTTTTGGGAGGCAAAGTTGGGAGTTGGGTTGACTCAGACGGTAACCATATCGAAATGGGACTGCACGTCTTTTTCAATAATTACTACAACCTGTTTGCTCTAATGAAGAAAGTGGGAGCCTGGGAAAACCTCTTACCCAAAGCGCATGTTCACACCTTTGTAAACCGAGGTGGAGAAATCAGCACGCTTGACTTTCGGTTTCTAGTGGGCGCTCCCTTCCATGGGCTGAAGGCATTTTTTACGACTGGGCAATTGACTGTGCAAGATAAGGTGCAGAATGCGATCGCCCTGGGCACCAGCCCGATCGTTCCCGGCTTAATCAACTTCGACGTTGCCATGAAAATGATTCGGGCGCTCGACAACGTTAGCTTTGCCGATTGGTTTCGCAGTCATGGCGGCTCCCAAAATAGCCTGAAGCGAATGTGGGATCCGATCGCCCTTGCTCTGGGCTTCATCGACACCGAAGAGATTTCCGCCCGCTGTATGCTGACCATTTTTTTGATGTTCGCCACCAAAACCGAAGCCTCACGCCTCAACTTGCTGGCAGGTTCTCCCGCCGAATACCTGCTCAAGCCCATCATCAATTATTTAGAAGCACGGGGCGCAAAACTCCACATCCGCCGCCAAACTCGCCAAATTTTGTTTGAAGCCGACCCTGACAGTCTCCCCGAAGCAGTGCGCGTCACTGGTTTAGTCATTGCCAACGGCGACACCGAAGAAACCATCACCGCCGATGTTTATACCGCCGCCTGTGATGTCCCTGGCATTCAGCGACTGCTGCCTCAAGAATGGCGAAAGTGGAAAGAGTTCGACAATATTTATAAATTAGAAGCCGTTCCCGTAGCTACTGTTCAGCTTCGATTTGATGGCTGGGTCACAGAACTAAACGATGCAGACCAACGCCATCAAGTCGAACACGCAGCCGGAATTAATAACCTGCTCTACAGTGCCGATGCCGACTTCTCTTGCTTCTCCGATCTCGCCCTTAGTAGCCCCAAAGACTACTACCGCGAAGGTCAAGGTTCACTCATTCAGCTGGTGCTGACTCCTGGCGATCCATTCATCAAAATGAGTAACGAAGACATCGCCAACCATGCACTTCAGCAAGTTCATGACCTCTTTCCCTCCGCTCGGAAACTCAAGATGACTTGGTTCAATGTTGTTAAACTTGCCCAATCTCTCTACCGCGAAGCACCTGGTTTAGATCCCTACCGTCCTCCTCAAAAAACGCCCGTTTCAAACTTCTTCCTTGCAGGCAGCTACACCCAACAAGACTACATCGACAGCATGGAGGGCGCTACAATTTCGGGGAAACAAGCCGCCGCAAAGATTCTAGAAGGAACAGGATACACAGTGGAAGGGACAGGGTTGTTCAAGTATTAA
- a CDS encoding SRPBCC family protein, which produces MTDWLEHTVQVEVAIPIDRAWKIWSDLEQMPRWMKWIESVKVLEDNPELSQWKLASGGLDFRWQSKITRLITNQIMQWESVDGLPNRGAVRFYDRGESSIVKLTVGYAIPGILGKLMDGLFLGRIVESTLQADMDRFREYVAQLETSNDV; this is translated from the coding sequence ATGACTGACTGGCTAGAACACACGGTTCAAGTAGAAGTGGCAATTCCCATCGATCGCGCTTGGAAAATTTGGTCTGACCTGGAGCAAATGCCGCGTTGGATGAAATGGATCGAGTCGGTGAAAGTGCTGGAAGACAATCCAGAACTTTCTCAGTGGAAACTAGCCTCGGGCGGACTTGATTTTCGGTGGCAGTCTAAAATTACTCGGCTCATCACCAACCAGATTATGCAATGGGAATCTGTAGATGGGCTGCCTAACCGAGGAGCAGTAAGATTTTACGATCGTGGTGAGAGCAGCATCGTCAAGCTGACCGTAGGATATGCTATTCCAGGAATTTTAGGAAAGCTCATGGATGGGCTTTTTTTAGGAAGAATTGTAGAGTCGACGCTTCAAGCAGATATGGATCGGTTTCGGGAGTACGTGGCTCAGTTAGAGACATCTAACGACGTATGA
- a CDS encoding DUF1997 domain-containing protein, which yields MQANPAEQNAFKTTPTVFGATSGLLEAQDNQELLTQEQQPISFHGNFESCMEMYTNAQTVASYLDAHRSWFPQSARPMKAVPIGANGYDLTVGRFGAFGYEVEAKVGLDLLPQDQDVYRIQTIPIPGYQAPGYDVDFQAAMQLTEVANGQASEPVTHVEWELSLQVTLQFPRFIHAMPRTLIQSTGDRLLNQIVRQVSRCLTYKVQEDFHRAVGVKFPKKRRMLWTKGKDMKLGVSE from the coding sequence ATGCAGGCAAATCCGGCTGAACAAAACGCTTTCAAAACCACACCCACCGTCTTTGGGGCAACTTCCGGTTTGCTCGAAGCGCAGGACAATCAAGAACTCCTAACCCAGGAGCAACAGCCTATCAGTTTTCATGGCAACTTTGAAAGCTGCATGGAAATGTACACCAACGCCCAAACAGTTGCAAGTTATTTAGATGCCCATCGGAGTTGGTTTCCTCAGTCTGCTCGACCCATGAAAGCAGTTCCTATTGGAGCCAACGGTTACGACTTGACAGTAGGAAGATTTGGGGCGTTTGGATATGAAGTGGAAGCTAAGGTAGGGCTAGACTTGCTGCCTCAAGATCAGGATGTTTATCGCATTCAAACGATTCCGATTCCAGGGTATCAAGCTCCAGGGTACGATGTTGATTTTCAGGCAGCGATGCAACTCACTGAAGTCGCAAATGGTCAGGCATCTGAGCCAGTGACCCACGTGGAGTGGGAATTAAGTTTGCAGGTCACGCTCCAGTTTCCTCGCTTTATTCATGCTATGCCGAGAACTTTGATTCAATCGACGGGCGATCGCCTCCTCAATCAAATTGTTCGACAAGTCTCTCGTTGTCTTACTTACAAGGTGCAGGAAGATTTCCACCGAGCAGTCGGAGTCAAGTTTCCCAAAAAGCGGCGAATGCTTTGGACAAAGGGCAAGGACATGAAACTTGGAGTCAGCGAATAA